CCTTCGGGTTGAATTATCAGTAAGCAGGAAGCCTACAGATATATTAGTTCCAAGAGCCGTTATCTTCTCAACCTCCACTATAGTTTACCTCAATATCAACCCATAGAGCAAGCAATTGAAAAGTAATCATGCTTAGTCAGGCATCCTGTAAGACAATATTTGTCAGGATGAATTGCCTCATTGGTTAAGAGAATGGAGAGAATACGTCCTTTAAGACCTAAAATTAAACAAGAACTCTAGAGCCTAAAAAGTTTATTTCTCGTTTCAAGTCTCGTTATAGTGGAAGATGCTGTTATAGCCATAGTTTACTCTTTCATTACCATACAGGGCTAATGGTAGCCATCAAAAGCGGCATTCATTCCAGAATGTCTCTCATCTAGCAATCCCTCTTTTACTTCTGAAACTCAGGCCTGACCTTGATCTCTTCAACAACCTGTGCCGCATCAGGATCGCCCTGTGCCGCCAAACGCTGCAACTCCTCCGTGTTATCCTTCACCCACTGCTCAAAGCCACCAGGCTACACGATGTCAGTAATCATAGTCGCTATTTTCGCATTTCAAGCTTACCAGAGGGAGATGGAACCCCGATTCCTTTGCAACATCTAATTCTCTCTTGATGAAAATTCCTCTGAGTTGCGTCGCAATAGAGTCTTTGCCGACGGCCTCATTCCAGAAGCCCTCTAGCTTGTCGGCCATGccttccagctgctcttggGTACGGCCACCACCACTGCGGAGACTGACAAAGAGGCGGTTGATTTGTCTCTGTTCGCCGCCAACGTAGGTATCTGCCAAGAGGCCTTGGGTCACGTCCATAAAACGGACATTGACAATGAACCGCGGTGATCTAAACGTGGTTGCGTGCCAGTCTGTGATCTTTTTGACCAAAGCCAGCTTCTGGGTTTGGGTGAGCTTAATAGCAAGTTCAAAATGGTACATAGGCATGTTGAAGGTGTTGAAGATTTGTTGATAGTAAAAAGGATGCAATtcttgagaagatggcggggtTGATGTTCAGTAATGGCTAATTGCGTATGCTTGTGGTGACTGTATGTACAATACATAGTTCCGCTCTTACTACTCATATACCTCTCAAGTCCATCGATGATACCGACATCGGCTTTCCTACTTGCATTCCTCCGTTCATCCATTTGGAATCAGCTTCGCGATAGTTATTGAGCCCCCACCTAAGGGATTGGTCATCATCCCGAAGGAGAATAGAtcaatgcagatgcagacagGATCAATAATTCTTTGCGGATATTGTCGGGTTAGAGAGAAACAGGGGCTAGTTGGTAGTAACATTGGAGACTAGAATAGTTGAAGGGCGTGATGATTTGGAATTGATGACTCATTGACTTTACCTAACCATTCTAACCTACCCGGGAAGTTGGAGGAGAATCAAGAAGGCAGCCTTCAAAAGCCACAATCATGCACTACAATAGTGTCGGCGTTCctccttgtttcttttgaAAGGAAACGGTAGTTTCGATCTtcttatttctcttttcttactCTCATACTCCCAGACTTTACAATTCGTAGCAGCCGAATTGTCTTGTAAACAGCCATATCTACTAGCATGATTTGGACAGCAATTGCAGCTGGACAATAGTGTTCGCAACATAGTCGCGAGGATCACTCTTAAATATGGAAACATTCCTCCCCCAGCAATAGCATTATTCATCACGCTATATCAATTTATGGCTATTCACTCCGTCCCAATGCTTTATAATTGATATCAGTTAAGGGGTGGAGAACACATCAGGCATCGCTGCTTCGGCATTTACTCCATACACGCGAGACATGTAGATGACATAATTTGAGTCTCTCAGCGTACCTATCTAGGTAGTTGTATGAGAAGCTGTCTAGTATCATTCGTACGCCCGGCTGGCATTCGTGGCGCCCGGTTGCGCAGTAATGCGGAATCTCCATGGAGGGAATCGGACTTGATAACGTTATAGCGGGCGGATCGGAGGCTTTCTACAACACCGCAAAACACCGTAACACCGTAACACCGTAATGGCACTAACACCGCAACACCGCAACACCGACAAATTTGGTCGTCATAGTGGCGCCTACTCTGCAGCATCTGACATATTACGATGACAAAGCCTTGAGTCAGGAGTAGAATACCACCCTCGGTTACCCAGTTGCAAAGCTCATAGTTGGATTATCCAAACTATCAGTTTCAGGAAAAAGATTCCGTCCAACTATACTGCAGTTCTATTAAGAAAGGTTAATTTTAGCCTCGAAGCTCATTTGTATATAACCTCAGCTAGAGTTCCGTCATGTTTTGCAATTCCATCTCATACAATTTtatctcatcatcaattcAATACAATCTTCAATCGCATCAATTACAATTGCCAAAATGCAGGAGAAAACAGCAGTTCTACTCATTGACCCTCTCAATGATTTTCTGCATCCTGAAGGAAAGCTCTTCCCTGCTCTCAAGGAGAGCATCGATGCCACCGGCACAGTAGACAACCTCCAGAAGTTCGTCAAAGTTGCCCGGAGCAAGGAAATTCCCATCTTGTACTGCCAGCACAAGCTATATGAAGAAGGCCAATTCGAACACTGGAATCACATGTCCAAGAGTCATTACTCTATCCAGCAATCGAAGGCTTTTGAAGCAGGAAGCTTCGGAGCAGAGATCCACAAGGGACTTGAGCCGGATCGAAGCAATGGTGATGCAATTGTGTCACGTCACTGGAACAGCAGGTAAGTTACCTCTTACGATCATATCTTTAACGGTGCTGATTCAGTATGACTAATAATGCGTTGTAGCTCTTTTGCTAATACCGATCTTGACTATCACCTTCGTCAGCGAGATATCACGCACGTTGTCTGCGCTGGAATGGTCGCCAACACCTGTCTGGAAGCCACGGCCCGTTGGGCTGTCGAAATGTAAGCATGAATAACTTTCTGTGTGCGTAAAATCTACTAACGAATGCGCCAATTCAGGGGATATCATGTCACAATTATGTACGTATACTCGTAGCTTCCGGGAACCCAAGGTATTATTGAGTACGCTAACTCTTTTAATAGAAGCGATGCAA
This genomic interval from Trichoderma breve strain T069 chromosome 7 map unlocalized scaffold00008, whole genome shotgun sequence contains the following:
- a CDS encoding isochorismatase family domain-containing protein, whose translation is MQEKTAVLLIDPLNDFLHPEGKLFPALKESIDATGTVDNLQKFVKVARSKEIPILYCQHKLYEEGQFEHWNHMSKSHYSIQQSKAFEAGSFGAEIHKGLEPDRSNGDAIVSRHWNSSSFANTDLDYHLRQRDITHVVCAGMVANTCLEATARWAVEMGYHVTIISDATAGFSTQLKDAAVNIIWPTIVDEVLSLDAWSEKLNKTA
- a CDS encoding putative oxalocrotonate tautomerase enzyme domain-containing protein; amino-acid sequence: MPMYHFELAIKLTQTQKLALVKKITDWHATTFRSPRFIVNVRFMDVTQGLLADTYVGGEQRQINRLFVSLRSGGGRTQEQLEGMADKLEGFWNEAVGKDSIATQLRGIFIKRELDVAKESGFHLPLPGGFEQWVKDNTEELQRLAAQGDPDAAQVVEEIKVRPEFQK